In Ogataea parapolymorpha DL-1 chromosome I, whole genome shotgun sequence, the following are encoded in one genomic region:
- a CDS encoding Eukaryotic translation initiation factor 3 subunit I: MMRPLMLKGHDRSLTQVKFNREGDLLFSVSKGKEASVWYSSNGERLGTFVGHNGTIWSIDIDPETDYAVTGSADFTAKLWKAQNGQCIHTWTLESPVKRVEFSPDGNQVLIVTDQVMGQTGKIKIFDIDHTQNAQPSTPKLEIVNEDGPASRFTVAGWSYGAFYILAAHADGKVSKYDAKTGELLGSTKNQEMLLTDLQFSPDKTYFIVSSKDKTACLYDVDRLSLLKRYTADVPMNSACITPVKEFVILGGGQDAREVTTTSLSEGKFESRFYHKIFEEEIGRVKGHFGPLNYVAVHPKGTCYASGGEDGFVRLHHFHKSYFEFLYDVEKTAQATQQFEIEAK; encoded by the coding sequence ATGATGAGACCTTTGATGTTAAAGGGTCACGACCGTTCGTTGACCCAAGTGAAGTTCAACAGGGAGGGAGAccttcttttttctgtttcgaAAGGTAAAGAGGCGTCTGTCTGGTACTCGTCGAACGGCGAGAGACTGGGGACTTTTGTTGGACACAACGGTACCATCTGGTCGATTGACATCGATCCCGAGACCGACTACGCTGTGACTGGTAGCGCTGATTTTACTGCCAAGCTGTGGAAGGCACAGAACGGGCAATGTATTCACACATGGACGCTGGAGTCGCCGGTTAAAAGAGTCGAGTTCAGCCCGGACGGCAACCAGGTGTTGATAGTTACCGACCAGGTGATGGGCCAGACGGGTAAAATCAAGATTTTCGACATCGATCACACACAGAACGCGCAACCATCTACTCCGAAGCTGGAAATCGTCAACGAGGACGGCCCTGCCTCGAGATTCACCGTGGCAGGCTGGTCGTACGGAGCATTCTACATTTTGGCTGCCCACGCAGACGGAAAAGTGAGCAAGTATGATGCCAAGACGGGCGAGCTGCTAGGCAGTACGAAAAATCAGGAAATGTTGCTGACAGACCTGCAGTTTTCGCCCGACAAGACGTATTTCATTGTTTCTTCCAAGGACAAGACTGCGTGCTTGTACGACGTTGACCGTCTGTCTCTGCTCAAGCGGTACACTGCGGACGTGCCGATGAACTCCGCATGCATCACGCCGGtcaaggagtttgtgattcTGGGAGGAGGTCAGGACGCCCGAGAGGTGACCACCACGTCGCTGTCGGAGGGTAAGTTCGAGTCGAGGTTCTACCACAAGATATTCGAGGAGGAAATTGGCCGTGTAAAGGGCCATTTCGGCCCGCTGAACTATGTGGCCGTGCATCCTAAAGGAACGTGCTACGCATCTGGAGGAGAAGACGGTTTCGTTCGTCTGCACCACTTCCACAAATCCTACTTCGAGTTCCTCTACGACGTGGAGAAAACCGCCCAGGCCACACAACAGTTCGAGATCGAAGCTAAATAG